In a genomic window of Nothobranchius furzeri strain GRZ-AD chromosome 14, NfurGRZ-RIMD1, whole genome shotgun sequence:
- the pou2f1b gene encoding POU domain, class 2, transcription factor 1b isoform X8: MADGGAASQDESSAPDVKVKSETKCEMEIGDGNPGIQTNGLDFQRQTVPTTIANAHAQLLSQLSLTPQQQQLLIQQAQAQILAAAVQQHSANQQNSTTGANISATAATPITQLPLSQPIQIAPQLQQQNLSLPQFVLVQPGHPIATPLQPTQFIISQMPQVQQAQSLLTQLPQSQANLHPTQPSITLATQPASPSRTTATTNIQTLPHSQTPPKRLDTPTLEEPSDLEELEQFAKTFKQRRIKLGFTQGDVGLAMGKLYGNDFSQTTISRFEALNLSFKNMCKLKPLLEKWLNDAVCAENLTSDQALSSPSALGSPGMGIEGINRRRKKRTSIETNIRVALEKSFLEQNQKPTSEEITIIADQLNMEKEVIRVWFCNRRQKEKRINPPSSGSSGGGNTPIKAIFTPSSPLVASTASLVSSPTINTSTTLTVNPVMPLTSTSVSSLSFTGTTVGATNTASVISTAPVVSTSTSSPSLSPAATTIQSTNSKAGMHTIVTQAPSSVATTLGTGQVMVAAPGLSAALQSAAQLPTSASFAAMAAAAAAGLNPGLMASPQFTPGGALLSLAPGGLGSALSPALMSNSTLATIQALTSGGTIPIMDGGNLLFANTSAASAPNLVTTPLFLNPQNLSLLTSNPVSLVSAGAGGLQVTTDAHHQATTAAVPVQASTITTASKAQ; encoded by the exons TTGTCCCTGACCCCGCAGCAGCAACAGCTGTTGATCCAACAGGCCCAAGCTCAGATCCTGGCTGCAgccgtgcagcagcattcagCTAACCAGCAGAACAGCACCACTGGGGCCAACATCTCTGCCACCGCAGCCACACCCATCACCCAGCTGCCCCTGTCACAGCCCATACAGATTGCCCCT cagcttcagcaacAGAATCTCAGCCTACCCCAGTTTGTACTGGTTCAGCCTGGCCACCCAATCGCCACGCCACTGCAACCcacccagtttatcatctcacagATGCCGCAGGTCCAGCAAG CCCAGAGTCTTCTAACTCAACTACCTCAAAGCCAAGCTAACCTCCATCCGACTCAGCCAAGCATCACTCTTGCAACTCAG CCTGCATCTCCGTCCCGTACCACGGCAACCACAAATATTCAGACCCTGCCCCACAGTCAGACACCACCCAAACGCTTGGACACCCCCACCCTGGAGGAGCCCAGCGATCTGGAGGAGCTGGAGCAGTTTGCCAAGACTTTCAAGCAGCGACGCATCAAACTGGGCTTCACACAG GGAGACGTCGGGCTGGCCATGGGGAAGCTGTACGGAAACGACTTCAGCCAAACTACCATCTCTCGCTTTGAGGCCTTGAATCTGAGCTTTAAGAATATGTGCAAACTCAAGCCTTTGCTGGAGAAGTGGCTTAATGATGCA GTTTGTGCAGAGAACCTGACTTCGGACCAGGCCTTGTCCAGCCCCAGTGCCCTAGGCTCCCCGGGCATGGGCATCGAGGGGATCAACCGCCGGCGGAAGAAAAGGACCAGTATCGAGACCAACATTCGAGTGGCCTTAGAAAAGAGCTTTCTAGAG CAGAACCAAAAACCTACCTCTGAAGAGATCACCATTATTGCTGACCAGCTCAACATGGAGAAGGAGGTGATTCGGGTCTGGTTCTGCAATCGCCGACAGAAAGAGAAAAGGATTAACCCCCCCAGCAGTGGCAGTAGTGGGGGAGGCAACACCCCCATTAAAGCCATCTTCACCCCCAGTAGCCCTTTG GTGGCGAGCACAGCAAGCCTTGTTAGCAGTCCAACTATAAACACATCCACCACTCTGACTGTAAACCCAGTGATGCCTCTCACCAGCACCAGCGTCTCCAGCCTGTCTTTTACAG GCACAACAGTTGGAGCCACAAACACTGCATCCGTCATCTCCACTGCACCTGTAGTTTCTACATCAACAAGCTCGCCGTCTCTAAGCCCAGCTGCCACAACTATTCAGTCTACAAACAGCAAAGCTGGCATGCATACGATTGTCACGCAAGCGCCGTCATCTGTAGCTACGACTTTAGGGACGGGTCAGGTGATGGTGGCGGCCCCGGGCCTTTCTGCGGCACTGCAGAGTGCTGCCCAGCTTCCCACCAGTGCCAGCTTTGCAGCTAtggccgctgctgctgctgcagggctGAACCCCGGACTGATGGCATCACCCCAGTTCACACCAGG GGGGGCCCTTCTGAGTCTGGCTCCTGGGGGACTCGGCAGCGCCCTCAGTCCTGCTCTTATGAGTAACAGTACTCTGGCCACCATTCAAG CTCTGACATCTGGCGGCACCATTCCCATAATGGACGGCGGTAACCTGCTGTTCGCCAACACCTCGGCTGCTAGCGCTCCCAACCTGGTGACCACGCCGCTCTTCCTGAACCCCCAGAACCTGTCGCTGCTCACCAGTAACCCCGTCAGCCTGGTGTCAGCTGGAGCGGGTGGGCTCCAGGTCACCACAGACGCCCACCACCAAGCCACCACTGCTGCCGTGCCTGTGCAGGCCTCGACCATCACCACTGCCTCCAAGGCTCAGTGA
- the pou2f1b gene encoding POU domain, class 2, transcription factor 1b isoform X9, with amino-acid sequence MADGGAASQDESSAPDVKVKSETKCEMEIGDGNPGIQTNGLDFQRQTVPTTIANAHAQLLSQLSLTPQQQQLLIQQAQAQILAAAVQQHSANQQNSTTGANISATAATPITQLPLSQPIQIAPLQQQNLSLPQFVLVQPGHPIATPLQPTQFIISQMPQVQQAQSLLTQLPQSQANLHPTQPSITLATQPASPSRTTATTNIQTLPHSQTPPKRLDTPTLEEPSDLEELEQFAKTFKQRRIKLGFTQGDVGLAMGKLYGNDFSQTTISRFEALNLSFKNMCKLKPLLEKWLNDAENLTSDQALSSPSALGSPGMGIEGINRRRKKRTSIETNIRVALEKSFLEQNQKPTSEEITIIADQLNMEKEVIRVWFCNRRQKEKRINPPSSGSSGGGNTPIKAIFTPSSPLVASTASLVSSPTINTSTTLTVNPVMPLTSTSVSSLSFTGTTVGATNTASVISTAPVVSTSTSSPSLSPAATTIQSTNSKAGMHTIVTQAPSSVATTLGTGQVMVAAPGLSAALQSAAQLPTSASFAAMAAAAAAGLNPGLMASPQFTPGGALLSLAPGGLGSALSPALMSNSTLATIQALTSGGTIPIMDGGNLLFANTSAASAPNLVTTPLFLNPQNLSLLTSNPVSLVSAGAGGLQVTTDAHHQATTAAVPVQASTITTASKAQ; translated from the exons TTGTCCCTGACCCCGCAGCAGCAACAGCTGTTGATCCAACAGGCCCAAGCTCAGATCCTGGCTGCAgccgtgcagcagcattcagCTAACCAGCAGAACAGCACCACTGGGGCCAACATCTCTGCCACCGCAGCCACACCCATCACCCAGCTGCCCCTGTCACAGCCCATACAGATTGCCCCT cttcagcaacAGAATCTCAGCCTACCCCAGTTTGTACTGGTTCAGCCTGGCCACCCAATCGCCACGCCACTGCAACCcacccagtttatcatctcacagATGCCGCAGGTCCAGCAAG CCCAGAGTCTTCTAACTCAACTACCTCAAAGCCAAGCTAACCTCCATCCGACTCAGCCAAGCATCACTCTTGCAACTCAG CCTGCATCTCCGTCCCGTACCACGGCAACCACAAATATTCAGACCCTGCCCCACAGTCAGACACCACCCAAACGCTTGGACACCCCCACCCTGGAGGAGCCCAGCGATCTGGAGGAGCTGGAGCAGTTTGCCAAGACTTTCAAGCAGCGACGCATCAAACTGGGCTTCACACAG GGAGACGTCGGGCTGGCCATGGGGAAGCTGTACGGAAACGACTTCAGCCAAACTACCATCTCTCGCTTTGAGGCCTTGAATCTGAGCTTTAAGAATATGTGCAAACTCAAGCCTTTGCTGGAGAAGTGGCTTAATGATGCAG AGAACCTGACTTCGGACCAGGCCTTGTCCAGCCCCAGTGCCCTAGGCTCCCCGGGCATGGGCATCGAGGGGATCAACCGCCGGCGGAAGAAAAGGACCAGTATCGAGACCAACATTCGAGTGGCCTTAGAAAAGAGCTTTCTAGAG CAGAACCAAAAACCTACCTCTGAAGAGATCACCATTATTGCTGACCAGCTCAACATGGAGAAGGAGGTGATTCGGGTCTGGTTCTGCAATCGCCGACAGAAAGAGAAAAGGATTAACCCCCCCAGCAGTGGCAGTAGTGGGGGAGGCAACACCCCCATTAAAGCCATCTTCACCCCCAGTAGCCCTTTG GTGGCGAGCACAGCAAGCCTTGTTAGCAGTCCAACTATAAACACATCCACCACTCTGACTGTAAACCCAGTGATGCCTCTCACCAGCACCAGCGTCTCCAGCCTGTCTTTTACAG GCACAACAGTTGGAGCCACAAACACTGCATCCGTCATCTCCACTGCACCTGTAGTTTCTACATCAACAAGCTCGCCGTCTCTAAGCCCAGCTGCCACAACTATTCAGTCTACAAACAGCAAAGCTGGCATGCATACGATTGTCACGCAAGCGCCGTCATCTGTAGCTACGACTTTAGGGACGGGTCAGGTGATGGTGGCGGCCCCGGGCCTTTCTGCGGCACTGCAGAGTGCTGCCCAGCTTCCCACCAGTGCCAGCTTTGCAGCTAtggccgctgctgctgctgcagggctGAACCCCGGACTGATGGCATCACCCCAGTTCACACCAGG GGGGGCCCTTCTGAGTCTGGCTCCTGGGGGACTCGGCAGCGCCCTCAGTCCTGCTCTTATGAGTAACAGTACTCTGGCCACCATTCAAG CTCTGACATCTGGCGGCACCATTCCCATAATGGACGGCGGTAACCTGCTGTTCGCCAACACCTCGGCTGCTAGCGCTCCCAACCTGGTGACCACGCCGCTCTTCCTGAACCCCCAGAACCTGTCGCTGCTCACCAGTAACCCCGTCAGCCTGGTGTCAGCTGGAGCGGGTGGGCTCCAGGTCACCACAGACGCCCACCACCAAGCCACCACTGCTGCCGTGCCTGTGCAGGCCTCGACCATCACCACTGCCTCCAAGGCTCAGTGA
- the cd247l gene encoding T-cell surface glycoprotein CD3 zeta chain, whose protein sequence is MDSLRTSVFVLFLLLDPVSCSEVFFTDPVICYFLDAFLMVYCIVATALFFREKFSHMPRVELMPKHQEKGGIYQELERPHDADPYQALELSKAKKKGEKRNRAKNQGPKRDKELYESIPIANLPASSPS, encoded by the exons ATGGACTCGCTCAGGACGAGTGTCTTTGTCCTGTTTCTGCTTCTGGATCCGGTTTCCTGTTCAG AGGTTTTCTTCACTGATCCAGTTATCTGCTACTTTCTGGATGCGTTTCTGATGGTTTACTGCATCGTTGCCACAGCTCTGTTCTTCagagaaaag TTTTCCCACATGCCGCGTGTCGAACTGATGCCT AAACATCAGGAGAAAGGAGGAATTTACCAG gaactggagAGGCCACATGATGCAGATCCATACCAGGCACTCGAACTGTCAAAAGCAAAG AAAAAAGGTGAAAAGAGAAATAGAGCAAAG AACCAAGGCCCGAAGAGGGATAAGGAACTGTACGAGTCCATTCCCATCGCCAATCTTCCCGCTTCGTCTCCTTCGTGA
- the lamp1b gene encoding lysosome-associated membrane glycoprotein 1 encodes MTQIVGVQSWCAFLLILAAAQTSAVLQASEQPERGHYNITNSNGTICLLAHMGLQLNISFSLNETKQEVVNLKPNVTVASGWCEPESAVLLLTADGEKTNLSFVFTLNATTSKYQLSEVSLNASWPDMQEPVSVTNSSVNFLRGTLGHSYMCREKQTLTVSPNVSINTFQVQVQPFGVKGNQFGTAEECQLDVDDMLIPIVVGAALAGLVLVVLTAYLIGRKRSHAGYQTI; translated from the exons ATGACGCAGATTGTTGGTGTCCAGTCCTGGTGTGCGTTTCTGCTCATTTTAG CTGCTGCCCAGACCTCCGCTGTGCTGCAGGCCTCAGAACAACCTGAGCGAGGACACTACAACATCACCAACAGCAACGGCACCATCTGTTTACTGGCACACATGGGTCTTCAGCTCAACATCTCCTTCTCCCTGAACGAg ACCAAGCAGGAGGTTGTGAACCTTAAGCCCAATGTGACGGTGGCTTCAGGCTGGTGCGAGCCAGAGAGCGCCGTTCTGCTGCTCACTGCAGATGGAGAGAAAACCAACCTCAGCTTTGTTTTCACTCTG AATGCTACGACCAGTAAGTACCAGCTGAGTGAAGTCTCTCTGAATGCCTCCTGGCCAGACATGCAAG AGCCAGTCTCGGTGACGAACAGCAGCGTGAACTTCCTGAGGGGAACCCTGGGACACTCCTACATGTGCCGTGAGAAGCAGACTCTGACCGTGTCTCCAAACGTGTCCATCAACACCTTCCAGGTGCAGGTGCAGCCCTTCGGTGTGAAAGGAAACCAGTTTGGAACAG CTGAGGAATGCCAGCTGGACGTGGACGACATGTTAATCCCCATCGTAGTCGGAGCAGCTTTAGCCGGTTTGGTCCTCGTGGTGCTCACAGCCTACCTGATCGGCAGGAAGAGGAGCCATGCTGGCTACCAAACCATCTGA
- the LOC107389811 gene encoding growth hormone-regulated TBC protein 1-A: MEGETKAGAETEGGQSDRIDPYGFERHQDFEQYNQMMNEYVAVLNRRSKRWSKLLRVKPNVEKNLTVKRYVRKGVPNEHRARIWMAASGAQEQLESKPGYYQSLLEMEHDAKLKETIQTDLHRTFPDNILFQSRADAGLQTALYNVLLAYGHHNQTVGYCQGMNFIAGYLIIITKDEEKSFWLMDALLDKILPDYYSTHMLGLKVDQEVLGELVKTKAPAVGQLMAQYPGIWTLVVSRWFICLYIDILPIETVLRVWDCLFYEGSKVLFRVALTLVLHHHMEILRARSLPDVCMCFKEITSGAFTLDCHTFMQKIFSEPGSLSMTTIEKLREKYRQQILEESQNK, from the exons ATGGAGGGAGAAACAAAAGCTGGGGCTGAGACTGAGGGAGGTCAAAGCGACAG GATTGACCCCTACGGCTTCGAGAGACATCAGGATTTTGAGCAGTATAATCAGATGATGAATGAGTATGTAGCTGTGCTCAACAGAAGGTCAAAGAGGTGGTCAAAGCTCCTGCGGGTGAAGCCAAACGTCGAGAAAAACCTAACAG TGAAACGGTACGTGCGTAAGGGTGTGCCCAACGAGCACCGAGCCAGGATCTGGATGGCAGCGAGTGGAGCTCAGGAGCAACTGGAGAGCAAACCTGGGTATTACCAGTCTCTACTGGAGATGGAGCATGACGCCAAGCTGAAGGAAACCATTCAAACAG ACTTGCATCGGACCTTTCCTGACAACATCCTGTTCCAGAGCCGGGCGGACGCCGGCCTGCAGACGGCTCTGTACAACGTGCTGCTGGCGTACGGACACCACAATCAGACCGTGGGCTACTGTCAG GGAATGAACTTCATAGCGGGctacctcatcatcatcaccaaagatgaggagaaatcCTTCTGGCTCATGGACGCGCTGCTGGACAAAATCCTCCCAG ACTACTACAGCACACACATGTTGGGGTTGAAGGTGGACCAGGAGGTCCTTGGGGAGCTGGTGAAGACCAAAGCCCCCGCTGTGGGACAACTCATGGCCCAGTATCCTGGTATCTGGACCCTGGTGGTGTCACGCTGGTTCATCTGCCTCTACATTGACATCCTCCCCATAGAG ACGGTTCTGCGGGTTTGGGATTGTCTGTTCTACGAGGGTTCTAAAGTCCTGTTCCGGGTCGCTCTGACCCTCGTCCTCCATCACCATATGGAGATCCTGAGAGCGCGCTCGTTGCCTGATGTATGCATGTGCTTCAAGGAGATCACAAGTGGAGCGTTCACTCTCGACTGCCACACCTTCATGCAG AAAATCTTCTCAGAACCTGGGAGCCTTTCAATGACGACTATTGAGAAGCTGAGAGAGAAATATAGACAACAAATTCTGGAAGAATCCCAAAACAAGTGA